One region of Mycolicibacterium rhodesiae NBB3 genomic DNA includes:
- a CDS encoding MCE family protein codes for MTRKSLRINAGRVTRRTVAIGSGAVLLAGCQFGGLNSLNMPGTQGHGKGSFSITVEVPDVATLPQNSPVMVDNVTVGSVSGIEAVQREDGTFYAAVKLSLDENVRLPANSTAKVAQTSLLGSQHIELAPPVGEAPVGEMRQGLQIPLSDSRGYPTTEEVLSALGVVVNKGNLGALQDITQEIYNGVAGREGQFAGLIPRLAELASSLNRQTDDIISTAEGLNRFGGVLARSKDSLGRALDTLPGALKVLNENRAQIVDAFAALQRLATVGARILSQTSDDFAKDMKDLYSVIKPLNDNRGDFVSALNGLVTFPFPAKNLPRVARGDYFNIFSVFDLTIRRLGETIFTTSFFDPNMKRLAEVVNPPEFLTGEMANLSGQAADPFQIPPGTASGQEVPPE; via the coding sequence ATGACACGAAAGTCGTTGAGAATCAACGCCGGGCGCGTAACCCGCCGGACCGTCGCCATCGGCTCGGGTGCCGTGCTGCTCGCCGGCTGCCAGTTCGGTGGCTTGAACTCGCTGAACATGCCGGGCACTCAGGGCCACGGCAAGGGCTCCTTCTCGATCACCGTGGAAGTGCCCGACGTGGCCACGTTGCCGCAGAACTCGCCTGTGATGGTCGACAACGTCACGGTCGGCAGCGTGTCGGGTATCGAAGCCGTTCAGCGCGAGGACGGCACCTTCTACGCGGCGGTGAAACTCTCGCTGGACGAGAACGTCAGGCTGCCAGCCAACTCGACCGCGAAGGTCGCCCAGACCTCGCTGTTGGGTTCACAACACATCGAATTGGCGCCGCCGGTCGGCGAGGCGCCGGTCGGCGAAATGCGTCAAGGACTGCAGATTCCGCTGAGCGACAGCAGGGGCTATCCGACAACCGAGGAAGTGCTGTCCGCGTTGGGTGTCGTCGTCAACAAGGGCAACCTCGGTGCGTTGCAAGACATCACGCAGGAGATTTACAACGGGGTGGCCGGTCGTGAGGGTCAGTTCGCAGGCCTGATCCCGCGGCTCGCCGAACTGGCCTCGTCGCTGAATCGGCAGACCGACGACATCATCTCGACGGCCGAAGGACTGAACCGATTCGGCGGAGTCCTGGCGCGTAGCAAGGACAGTCTGGGGCGCGCGCTGGACACGCTTCCCGGAGCGCTGAAGGTCCTCAACGAGAATCGCGCCCAGATCGTCGACGCCTTCGCCGCGCTGCAGCGCCTCGCCACCGTGGGGGCGCGGATCCTGTCGCAAACCAGCGATGATTTCGCCAAGGACATGAAGGACCTGTACTCGGTGATCAAGCCGCTCAACGACAACCGCGGGGATTTCGTGTCCGCCCTCAACGGCTTGGTGACCTTCCCGTTCCCGGCCAAGAACCTGCCTCGGGTGGCCAGAGGCGACTACTTCAACATCTTTTCGGTATTCGATCTGACCATCCGCCGACTCGGCGAGACCATCTTCACGACGTCGTTCTTCGACCCGAACATGAAGCGTCTCGCCGAAGTCGTCAACCCGCCGGAATTCCTCACCGGTGAAATGGCGAACCTGTCGGGGCAGGCTGCAGATCCGTTCCAGATTCCGCCCGGCACGGCGTCGGGTCAGGAGGTGCCGCCCGAGTAA
- a CDS encoding MCE family protein: MSRWIRIGIIAALVVALIGGVSVIWPKVSTYQVTGYFASAAGLYPGDEVRVVGVPVGSIESITPQADAVKVTMRVKDGVKVPADARAVIMSPNLVAARFIQLTPAFQQGSAMKDGGTIALERTAVPVEWDDVKTELTRLSQQLGPAAGQVQGPLSQFVNQAADTFDGNGDSFRQALRELSQTSGRLGDSSTDLFGTVKNLQILVDALSKSNEQIVQFSGHLASVSQVLADSSVGLNDTLGSLNQALSDIRGFLDEHNEVLIGSIERITDFTSILTNQTDDVEQILHVLPNAMANFYNIYNPAQGTANGLLGLPEFANPVQFICGSFETAGMPDYDKRAEICRQRIAPVLKRLAMNFPPFMEHGINTITAYKGQVIYDTPATQAKAQTYIPYLEWIPSEGRFPPRAGEPTGDPSALLVPQRPVPGPPPPAQPYTLGPVILPPGPAPAGPPPGPAPGPPPGPLPAEAALPGGGG, from the coding sequence GTGAGCCGCTGGATTCGTATCGGGATAATCGCAGCGCTGGTGGTGGCGCTGATCGGTGGTGTGTCCGTGATCTGGCCGAAGGTCAGCACGTACCAGGTGACGGGCTACTTCGCGTCGGCAGCAGGGCTGTACCCGGGCGACGAGGTCCGCGTCGTCGGCGTTCCGGTCGGCTCGATCGAATCGATCACGCCGCAGGCCGATGCCGTCAAGGTCACCATGCGGGTCAAGGACGGTGTCAAAGTGCCCGCCGACGCGCGCGCGGTGATCATGTCGCCAAATCTGGTGGCGGCCAGATTCATTCAGCTCACCCCGGCTTTCCAACAGGGCTCGGCGATGAAGGACGGCGGCACCATCGCGTTGGAGCGGACCGCCGTTCCGGTGGAGTGGGACGACGTCAAGACCGAACTGACCAGGCTCAGCCAGCAGCTCGGCCCCGCGGCGGGCCAGGTTCAGGGACCGTTGAGCCAGTTCGTCAATCAGGCCGCCGACACCTTCGACGGTAACGGCGACTCGTTCCGGCAGGCCCTGCGTGAGCTGTCGCAGACCTCGGGGCGGCTGGGTGACTCCAGCACCGACCTGTTCGGCACGGTGAAGAATCTGCAGATCCTGGTTGACGCACTGTCCAAGAGCAACGAGCAAATCGTCCAATTCAGCGGACATTTGGCCTCGGTATCTCAGGTGCTGGCCGACAGCTCGGTGGGACTCAACGACACCTTGGGCAGCCTCAACCAGGCGCTGTCAGACATTCGTGGATTCCTCGACGAGCACAACGAGGTGTTGATCGGCAGCATCGAACGGATCACCGACTTCACCAGCATCCTGACCAACCAGACCGACGACGTCGAGCAGATCCTGCACGTCCTGCCGAACGCGATGGCCAACTTCTACAACATCTACAACCCTGCCCAGGGCACCGCCAACGGTCTGCTGGGCCTTCCGGAGTTCGCGAACCCGGTGCAGTTCATCTGCGGCAGTTTCGAAACGGCGGGAATGCCCGATTACGACAAGCGGGCCGAGATCTGTCGTCAGCGGATCGCGCCGGTGCTCAAACGCCTCGCGATGAACTTCCCGCCGTTCATGGAGCACGGGATCAACACGATCACGGCGTACAAGGGACAGGTCATCTACGACACCCCGGCGACCCAGGCCAAGGCGCAGACCTACATCCCGTATCTGGAGTGGATCCCGTCCGAAGGGCGGTTCCCGCCCCGTGCCGGCGAACCGACGGGCGACCCCAGTGCGTTGCTGGTGCCCCAGAGGCCGGTTCCGGGTCCGCCGCCCCCGGCGCAGCCGTACACGCTCGGTCCGGTGATTCTGCCGCCGGGACCCGCGCCGGCAGGTCCGCCTCCCGGTCCGGCTCCGGGCCCGCCCCCTGGTCCGCTTCCGGCCGAGGCCGCTCTCCCGGGAGGTGGGGGATGA
- a CDS encoding virulence factor Mce family protein: MFSRTARIQLWVFAVVTLVSVGAVALLYVRLPARLGLGTYQVTANFVAGGGLYENANVTFRGVQAGRVESVRLTDNGVAAHMRLNSDIKIPDNSTATVKSVSAVGEQYVDFVPPADPSSASLRNGATIPKERTAIPQDVAEMLQEADRLVSSLDNTRLQDLLSETFAAFNGSGPELARLLDSARKLIDEANASWPQTSALIDQAGPLLEAQIRSGDDIRSLSDGLARFTSELANADPQVRSLLATAPGAAATASETFSGIRPSFPVLAANLANFGRVGVIYHKSIEQALVIFPALQASLLTIGGQLPIDEGGKQDFKISINDPPPCNTGFLPPSEIRTPGDTTLRDLPTDLYCKVAQNDPMVVRGARNYPCQEFPGKRAPTIQLCRDPKGYVPIGNSPWRGPPVPIGTPMDVMEDDTPEDGRNILPPNKFPYIPPEADPDPGYPVAPGFLPPGVQPGPGPAPHQPWPYIPPPNAGPPPPPYTAWIPPAPYPNAWPPPAFPPGWATNPPLFAGPYYEGPQAPPAPPAPAPPPPPGAPQPQASGASYGTYDQNTGVFVDPAGGTGVFAPGLADMRPQETWVDLMLSPKQS; the protein is encoded by the coding sequence ATGTTCAGTCGAACTGCGCGAATTCAACTGTGGGTCTTCGCCGTCGTGACGTTGGTCTCGGTCGGCGCGGTGGCCCTGCTGTACGTGCGTCTCCCGGCGCGGCTGGGTTTGGGTACGTATCAGGTCACGGCGAACTTCGTCGCAGGCGGCGGTCTGTACGAGAACGCCAACGTCACCTTCCGCGGTGTGCAGGCCGGACGCGTCGAGTCCGTGCGGCTGACCGACAACGGCGTCGCCGCACACATGCGGCTCAACAGCGACATCAAGATTCCGGACAACTCCACCGCCACCGTCAAGAGTGTGTCGGCGGTGGGCGAGCAGTACGTCGACTTCGTTCCGCCGGCCGACCCGTCGTCGGCGTCGCTGCGCAATGGCGCGACAATCCCCAAGGAGCGCACGGCGATACCGCAGGACGTCGCCGAGATGCTGCAGGAAGCCGACCGACTCGTGAGCAGCCTCGACAACACGCGGCTGCAAGACCTCCTCAGTGAGACGTTCGCGGCGTTCAACGGGTCCGGACCCGAACTCGCGCGTCTGCTCGATTCGGCACGGAAGCTGATCGACGAAGCCAACGCCAGTTGGCCGCAGACCTCGGCGCTGATCGACCAGGCCGGGCCGTTGTTGGAGGCGCAGATCCGCAGCGGCGACGACATCCGCTCGCTCTCTGATGGCCTGGCACGGTTCACCAGCGAGTTGGCCAACGCCGATCCGCAGGTGCGTTCACTACTAGCGACCGCACCGGGTGCCGCCGCCACAGCCAGCGAGACCTTCTCGGGTATCCGCCCGTCATTCCCCGTGCTCGCCGCCAACCTCGCGAACTTCGGCCGTGTCGGCGTCATTTATCACAAGTCGATCGAGCAGGCGCTGGTGATCTTCCCTGCCCTGCAGGCGTCGCTGCTCACCATCGGTGGCCAGCTGCCCATCGACGAGGGCGGTAAGCAGGACTTCAAGATCTCCATCAACGACCCGCCGCCGTGTAACACCGGGTTCCTGCCGCCTTCGGAGATTCGGACGCCCGGCGACACCACCCTGCGCGATCTGCCGACCGACCTGTACTGCAAAGTCGCGCAGAACGATCCGATGGTGGTCCGCGGCGCGCGGAACTACCCGTGCCAGGAGTTCCCCGGCAAGCGCGCGCCGACGATCCAGTTGTGCCGCGATCCGAAGGGGTACGTGCCGATCGGGAACAGCCCGTGGCGCGGTCCGCCGGTGCCGATCGGCACGCCTATGGACGTCATGGAGGACGACACGCCTGAGGACGGGCGAAACATCCTGCCGCCCAACAAGTTCCCGTACATCCCGCCGGAGGCGGATCCGGACCCCGGATATCCGGTCGCGCCGGGGTTCCTGCCGCCGGGTGTGCAGCCCGGCCCGGGACCGGCCCCGCACCAGCCGTGGCCGTATATCCCGCCGCCGAACGCCGGCCCTCCGCCGCCGCCGTACACCGCATGGATACCGCCCGCGCCGTATCCGAATGCGTGGCCCCCGCCGGCCTTCCCGCCGGGCTGGGCGACCAATCCGCCGCTGTTCGCCGGCCCCTATTACGAGGGTCCCCAAGCCCCACCGGCCCCGCCGGCTCCGGCTCCGCCGCCCCCGCCTGGGGCGCCGCAGCCACAGGCCTCGGGTGCCTCGTACGGCACGTATGATCAGAACACCGGCGTCTTCGTCGACCCGGCGGGCGGTACCGGCGTATTCGCGCCCGGTCTCGCCGACATGCGACCACAAGAGACTTGGGTCGATCTGATGTTGTCCCCGAAGCAGAGTTGA
- a CDS encoding alpha,alpha-trehalose-phosphate synthase (UDP-forming) produces MSPGSGRKVSSGDSDFVVVANRLPIDMERLPDGSTTWKRSPGGLVTALEPLLRRRRGAWIGWPGVPDAGDEPIQQDDMKLCPVDLSAEDVADYYEGFSNAALWPLYHDVIVKPIYHRKWWDRYVDVNRRFAEATAKTAAEGATVWVQDYQLQLVPKMLRQLRPDLTIGFFLHIPFPPVELFMQMPWRTEIIEGLLGADLVGFHLPGGAQNFLILARRLAGANTSRGNVGVRSRFGEIEVGFRTVRVGAFPISIDSAELDQQARTRAIRQRAKEIRAELGNPRKILLGVDRLDYTKGIDVRLKAFSELLDEHRAEPDDTVLVQLATPSRERVESYIAMRESIERQVGHINGEHGHIGHPIVHYLHRPIPRDELIAFFVAADVMLVTPLRDGMNLVAKEYVACRSDLGGALVLSEFTGAAAELRQAYLANPHHLEGVKAAIEAALTQDPEEGRRRMRAMRRQVLAHDVDLWAKSFLEALAATRKDAPRSE; encoded by the coding sequence GTGAGTCCGGGGAGCGGCCGCAAGGTCAGCTCCGGGGATTCCGACTTCGTCGTGGTGGCCAACCGGCTGCCCATCGACATGGAGCGACTGCCTGACGGCTCCACGACGTGGAAACGAAGCCCAGGCGGGCTCGTGACCGCGCTGGAGCCTCTACTGCGCCGCCGGCGGGGTGCATGGATCGGTTGGCCAGGCGTCCCCGATGCGGGCGACGAGCCGATCCAACAGGACGACATGAAGCTGTGCCCCGTCGACCTGTCCGCCGAGGATGTCGCCGACTACTACGAGGGTTTCTCGAACGCTGCACTGTGGCCGCTGTACCACGACGTCATCGTCAAGCCGATCTACCACCGAAAGTGGTGGGACCGGTACGTAGACGTCAACCGGCGGTTCGCGGAGGCGACGGCGAAGACCGCGGCCGAGGGCGCCACCGTATGGGTTCAGGACTATCAGCTACAGCTGGTTCCGAAGATGCTGCGACAGCTGCGGCCCGATCTCACGATCGGCTTCTTCTTGCACATTCCGTTCCCGCCCGTCGAACTGTTCATGCAGATGCCATGGCGGACCGAGATCATCGAAGGTCTGCTCGGCGCCGACCTGGTCGGTTTCCACCTGCCCGGCGGTGCACAGAATTTCCTGATCCTGGCCCGGCGACTGGCGGGGGCGAACACATCCCGCGGGAACGTCGGTGTGCGTTCGCGGTTCGGTGAGATCGAAGTGGGCTTCCGCACCGTGAGGGTAGGGGCGTTCCCGATCTCCATCGACTCGGCGGAACTCGATCAGCAGGCGCGTACACGCGCAATCCGGCAGCGAGCCAAGGAGATTCGTGCCGAGCTCGGTAATCCGCGCAAAATCCTGCTCGGAGTCGACCGGCTCGATTACACGAAGGGTATCGACGTCAGGCTCAAAGCGTTCTCGGAGCTGCTCGACGAACACCGCGCAGAACCCGACGACACCGTACTGGTTCAGCTCGCCACGCCGAGTCGCGAACGCGTCGAAAGCTACATCGCGATGCGCGAGAGCATCGAACGTCAGGTCGGCCACATCAACGGTGAACACGGACATATCGGTCATCCGATCGTGCACTACCTCCACAGGCCGATACCGCGCGACGAGTTGATCGCGTTCTTCGTCGCGGCCGACGTCATGCTGGTGACGCCGCTGCGCGACGGCATGAATCTGGTGGCCAAGGAGTACGTCGCCTGCCGCAGCGACCTCGGCGGCGCATTGGTTCTAAGCGAATTCACCGGCGCCGCAGCCGAACTGCGTCAGGCCTACCTTGCGAATCCGCATCACCTGGAAGGCGTGAAGGCCGCGATCGAGGCGGCCCTGACCCAGGACCCGGAAGAGGGCAGGCGACGGATGCGGGCGATGCGCCGTCAGGTTCTGGCACACGACGTCGACCTGTGGGCGAAGTCATTCCTCGAGGCGTTGGCCGCGACTCGAAAGGATGCGCCTAGATCGGAGTGA
- a CDS encoding MCE family protein, translating into MVNHRSILIKVSIFVVVMVLVSAALVVIFGEFRFASNSSYHATFKDASRLENGNDVRIAGVPVGTVEGVKLNPDNTVDVAFSLDKKYQLYTSSRAVIRYENLVGDRFMEITSGPGDLMKLPPGGVVSINQTQPALDLDALLGGLRPVVKGLNGDQVNQISNAILELLQGQGGALQQLLSETGTFSKTLGDRYQVISEVIQNLNQVLGTIDDKSVEFNASIDELQKLVTGLAEGRDPIAGAIQPLATAETSLTDMLTNSRRPIQGVLENLRPLATEFDNRKAEVNAAIEPLAENYLRLNSLGAYGSYFNYYICAATLKFNGPAGSDIFLPIGGVPDPSKGRCSENG; encoded by the coding sequence ATGGTCAACCACAGGTCGATCTTGATCAAGGTGAGCATCTTCGTGGTGGTCATGGTGTTGGTGTCCGCCGCTCTGGTCGTGATATTCGGCGAGTTCCGGTTCGCCTCCAATAGCAGCTACCACGCCACCTTCAAGGACGCCTCACGCCTCGAGAACGGCAACGACGTCCGGATCGCCGGTGTTCCAGTGGGCACTGTCGAGGGTGTAAAGCTGAATCCTGACAACACCGTCGACGTGGCGTTCAGTCTCGACAAGAAGTACCAGTTGTACACGTCGTCGCGGGCCGTGATCCGCTACGAGAACCTGGTCGGCGATCGCTTCATGGAGATCACCTCGGGCCCGGGCGATCTGATGAAACTGCCCCCCGGTGGCGTGGTCTCGATCAACCAGACGCAGCCGGCCCTGGATCTCGACGCGCTGCTCGGTGGTCTGCGACCCGTTGTCAAGGGTCTCAACGGCGACCAGGTCAACCAAATCAGCAACGCGATCCTGGAACTGCTGCAAGGCCAGGGGGGTGCGCTGCAGCAATTGCTCTCGGAGACGGGAACTTTCAGCAAGACCCTCGGCGATCGCTACCAGGTGATCTCGGAGGTCATCCAGAATCTCAACCAGGTGCTCGGGACCATCGACGACAAGAGCGTTGAGTTCAACGCCAGCATCGACGAACTCCAGAAGCTGGTCACCGGACTGGCGGAGGGCCGCGATCCGATCGCGGGAGCGATTCAGCCGCTGGCGACGGCGGAAACGAGTCTGACCGACATGCTGACCAACTCGAGACGCCCGATCCAGGGCGTGCTGGAGAACCTCCGCCCGCTGGCGACCGAGTTCGACAACCGCAAGGCCGAGGTCAATGCAGCGATCGAACCGCTGGCCGAGAATTATCTGAGGCTCAATTCGCTTGGTGCGTATGGGTCGTACTTCAACTACTACATCTGTGCGGCGACCCTCAAATTCAACGGGCCGGCAGGCAGCGACATCTTCCTGCCGATCGGCGGCGTGCCGGATCCATCGAAAGGCAGGTGCTCAGAGAATGGATAA
- a CDS encoding MCE family protein has product MDKTLRAGIFGVAVVMMVLIVAFGYNTLPFYPQGKSYEAFFADAGGISPGNDVNISGITVGKVNDVALAGDVAKVTFTVDRDVRLGDQTLVSIRTDTVLGERSLGVVPGGSGSVTSIPVGRTTVPYTLNMALQDLGQNSAALDKDQLTQALQVLTDSFRDATPELRRTLDGVAELSRSINANDEALGQLLTRAKSVTATLADRAGQVNQLVTDGNQLFAALDERRAALSTLIAGIDDVSQQISGFVADNRREFGPALKKLNLVMDNLLERREHISEALKRLPPYATALGESVGSGSGFMVNLPNAIPNNTQTAALLDLYFQPGKIPDSLSDLLRGFINERIIIRPKSP; this is encoded by the coding sequence ATGGATAAAACCCTGCGCGCGGGCATTTTCGGGGTCGCGGTCGTGATGATGGTGTTGATCGTGGCGTTCGGCTACAACACGCTGCCCTTCTATCCGCAAGGCAAGTCCTACGAGGCCTTCTTCGCCGATGCCGGTGGCATCTCGCCGGGCAACGACGTGAACATCTCCGGCATCACGGTCGGCAAGGTGAACGATGTCGCCCTCGCCGGCGACGTCGCCAAGGTGACGTTCACCGTCGATCGCGACGTCAGGCTGGGCGACCAGACGCTGGTGTCGATCCGGACCGACACCGTCCTCGGTGAGAGGTCGCTGGGGGTGGTCCCTGGCGGTAGTGGGTCGGTGACATCGATTCCGGTGGGCCGCACCACAGTTCCGTACACCTTGAACATGGCTCTGCAGGATCTCGGCCAGAACTCCGCTGCGCTCGACAAGGACCAGTTGACCCAGGCGTTGCAGGTACTGACCGATTCGTTCCGCGATGCGACTCCCGAACTGCGCCGTACGCTCGACGGGGTGGCCGAGTTGTCGCGCAGCATCAACGCCAACGACGAGGCGCTGGGCCAGCTGCTGACCCGGGCGAAGTCGGTGACCGCAACGCTCGCCGACCGGGCCGGTCAGGTGAACCAACTCGTGACCGACGGCAATCAGCTCTTCGCCGCCCTTGATGAGCGACGCGCCGCGCTGAGCACCCTGATCGCCGGCATCGACGACGTCTCACAGCAGATTTCGGGGTTCGTTGCCGACAACCGCCGTGAATTCGGGCCGGCACTGAAGAAGCTGAATCTGGTGATGGACAATCTGCTCGAACGTCGTGAGCACATCAGCGAGGCGCTGAAGCGTCTGCCGCCGTACGCCACCGCTCTCGGCGAGTCGGTCGGTTCGGGTTCAGGCTTCATGGTGAACCTGCCCAATGCGATTCCGAACAACACGCAGACCGCGGCGCTCCTGGATCTCTACTTTCAGCCGGGCAAGATTCCGGACAGCCTGTCCGACCTCCTGCGCGGGTTCATCAATGAGCGCATTATCATAAGGCCGAAATCACCGTGA
- a CDS encoding mammalian cell entry protein has product MRWILSVLAGVLAVGFVSLAAVGGGLYWQRVETRSEQAARDELGPLAQQQIPTVFTYDYKTVERSLTDAYRLLTPDYRREFENRANADIIPQARARELVSQANVVGVGVMDAQRDSGAVMVYINRTVSEKTNRDQPIYDGARLRVEYKRIDGKWLINYITPI; this is encoded by the coding sequence ATGCGCTGGATACTGAGCGTTCTCGCGGGTGTGCTCGCTGTTGGCTTCGTGAGCCTGGCTGCCGTGGGCGGCGGCCTGTACTGGCAGCGAGTGGAGACGCGTAGCGAGCAAGCCGCCCGTGACGAATTGGGACCTCTTGCACAACAACAGATCCCGACGGTGTTCACCTACGACTACAAGACCGTCGAGCGCAGCCTCACGGACGCCTATCGACTTCTGACGCCCGACTACCGCCGGGAATTCGAGAACAGGGCGAATGCCGACATCATCCCGCAGGCCCGGGCGCGGGAGTTGGTGAGTCAAGCCAACGTCGTCGGCGTCGGGGTGATGGACGCGCAGCGTGACTCGGGAGCGGTGATGGTGTACATCAACCGAACGGTGTCGGAGAAGACGAACCGGGACCAGCCGATCTATGACGGCGCGCGATTGCGCGTGGAATACAAGCGCATAGACGGAAAGTGGCTGATCAACTACATCACTCCGATCTAG